Proteins from a single region of Cryomorphaceae bacterium:
- the arsC gene encoding arsenate reductase (glutaredoxin): protein MSEIEIYHNPRCRKSREALEILKEAGHEPAIRLYLDETPDVDTFKKLLARLNMRPEALLRKGEAVYKEKFRGKDFNDDEWIDIMLENPKLIERPIVIRGNKAVVGRPPERVKEIL from the coding sequence ATGTCAGAAATTGAAATTTATCACAATCCGCGTTGCCGAAAAAGCAGGGAAGCATTGGAAATTCTGAAAGAAGCAGGCCACGAACCCGCCATCAGACTTTACCTTGACGAAACGCCTGATGTGGATACCTTCAAAAAACTATTGGCCAGGCTTAATATGCGGCCTGAAGCCCTGCTTCGCAAGGGCGAGGCTGTGTACAAGGAGAAATTTCGCGGTAAGGATTTCAACGACGATGAGTGGATTGATATCATGCTTGAAAACCCAAAACTGATTGAGCGACCGATTGTAATCCGGGGAAACAAGGCAGTTGTAGGGAGGCCACCCGAACGAGTGAAAGAAATTCTCTAA